In the Paraburkholderia acidisoli genome, one interval contains:
- a CDS encoding alpha/beta fold hydrolase, with product MTLIACPPASFADTQLAGFDHRFQTVHGTRLHYVTGGNASGETVVLLAGYPQSGHAWRKVMPLLAARYRVIVPDLPGQGDSDRPLDGYDTQSLAASLRALLDALGVRRHHLAAHDVGAWVAFTYAASFGGTVQRLALLDAGIPGVTLPEALPVAPERAWRTWHFAFHAIADLPELLIEGKERAYLDWFLRRKTANPQTFSEADIDEYLRVFLRDGGLRAGLAYYRAAALSARQNRELVAQGKLRMPVLALSADQGSIPSMAEPLRAFADDVRGATLAQCGHFLPEEQPEAVAAQLIDFFGEHGANHT from the coding sequence ATGACGCTCATCGCCTGTCCGCCCGCTTCGTTTGCCGATACGCAACTCGCCGGTTTCGATCATCGTTTTCAGACCGTGCACGGCACGCGGCTGCATTACGTCACGGGCGGCAACGCGTCGGGCGAGACGGTCGTGCTGCTCGCCGGTTACCCACAAAGCGGCCATGCGTGGCGCAAGGTCATGCCGTTGCTGGCCGCGCGCTACCGCGTGATCGTGCCCGATCTGCCGGGCCAGGGCGACTCGGACCGGCCGCTCGACGGCTACGACACGCAATCGCTCGCCGCCAGCTTGCGCGCCTTGCTCGACGCGCTCGGCGTGCGCCGTCATCATCTGGCCGCGCACGACGTGGGCGCGTGGGTGGCGTTTACCTATGCGGCCAGCTTCGGCGGCACGGTGCAGCGGCTCGCGCTGCTCGACGCGGGCATTCCCGGCGTGACGCTGCCCGAGGCGCTGCCCGTCGCGCCCGAGCGCGCATGGCGCACCTGGCATTTCGCGTTTCATGCGATCGCCGATCTGCCGGAACTGTTGATCGAAGGAAAGGAGCGCGCGTATCTCGACTGGTTTTTGCGCCGCAAGACCGCGAATCCGCAGACGTTCAGCGAGGCCGACATCGACGAATATTTGCGCGTCTTCCTGCGTGACGGCGGCCTGCGCGCCGGACTCGCCTACTACCGCGCGGCGGCGCTTTCGGCGCGGCAGAATCGCGAACTCGTGGCACAGGGGAAACTGCGCATGCCCGTGCTGGCATTGAGCGCGGACCAGGGGTCGATTCCCAGCATGGCGGAACCGCTGCGCGCGTTTGCCGACGACGTGCGCGGCGCGACGCTCGCGCAGTGCGGCCACTTTCTGCCCGAGGAACAGCCCGAGGCGGTGGCCGCGCAACTCATCGACTTCTTCGGCGAGCACGGCGCGAATCACACGTGA
- a CDS encoding response regulator, protein MTEKLDHVLVVDDDRGIRELVGAYLEKNGMRVSLAANGREMRAALENGAPDLIVLDLMMPGDDGLVLCRELRASKHRAVPVVMLTARNEETDRIVGLEMGADDYLPKPFAVRELFARIRSVLRRTRMLPPGMQVSEVAQLLAFGDWRLDTTARHLLDAEGTIVALSGAEYRLLRVFLDHPQRVLTRDQLLSLTQGRQADAFDRSIDLLVSRLRQRLRDEAREPRYIKTLRSEGYVFSSAVNTVDAPQ, encoded by the coding sequence ATGACGGAAAAGCTGGATCACGTGCTGGTCGTCGACGACGATCGCGGCATTCGCGAACTCGTCGGCGCCTACCTCGAGAAGAACGGCATGCGCGTGTCGCTCGCCGCGAACGGCCGCGAAATGCGCGCCGCGCTCGAAAACGGCGCCCCCGACCTGATCGTGCTCGATCTGATGATGCCCGGCGACGACGGCCTCGTGCTGTGCCGCGAGCTTCGCGCGAGCAAGCATCGCGCGGTGCCCGTGGTCATGCTCACGGCGCGCAATGAAGAGACCGACCGCATCGTCGGTCTGGAAATGGGCGCCGACGACTACCTGCCCAAGCCGTTCGCCGTGCGCGAACTGTTCGCGCGTATCCGCTCGGTGCTGCGCCGCACGCGCATGCTGCCGCCCGGCATGCAGGTGAGCGAAGTCGCGCAGCTACTGGCTTTCGGCGACTGGCGGCTCGACACCACGGCGCGCCATCTGCTCGACGCCGAAGGCACCATCGTCGCGTTGAGCGGCGCCGAATACCGGCTGCTGCGCGTGTTCCTCGACCATCCGCAACGCGTGCTCACGCGCGACCAGTTGCTGAGTCTCACGCAAGGCCGTCAAGCCGACGCGTTCGACCGTTCGATCGACCTGCTCGTGAGCCGGCTGCGTCAGCGCCTGCGCGACGAAGCGCGCGAGCCGCGCTACATCAAGACGCTGCGCAGCGAGGGCTACGTGTTTTCCTCCGCGGTGAATACGGTGGACGCGCCGCAATAG
- a CDS encoding TetR/AcrR family transcriptional regulator, producing the protein MRTVVEGAVRVFRERGYHATSLGDLSEATGLTAGSLYKAFGDKRGIFLAAFDHYVNARHVQLRRLIDAQPNARAKIHVILRSYAELSHGSEGRRGCLVVSSATALATLDDEMSARVEAAMRRTETLLRQLLDEGQKDGSVAAGVNAAAMARCLMALLQGFRLIGKAGRTQRDMLAAADEAMRLLG; encoded by the coding sequence ATGCGTACGGTCGTCGAGGGCGCCGTGCGCGTATTTCGCGAGCGCGGCTATCACGCGACGTCCCTCGGCGATCTCAGCGAAGCCACGGGCCTCACGGCCGGCAGCCTGTACAAGGCGTTCGGCGACAAGCGCGGCATTTTTCTCGCGGCCTTCGACCATTACGTGAACGCGCGCCACGTGCAACTGCGCCGCCTGATCGACGCGCAACCCAATGCGCGCGCGAAGATCCACGTGATTTTGCGCTCGTACGCGGAGCTTTCGCACGGCAGCGAAGGCCGGCGCGGCTGCCTCGTGGTATCCAGCGCCACGGCGCTCGCCACGCTCGACGACGAGATGAGCGCGCGCGTGGAAGCCGCCATGCGCCGCACGGAAACGTTGCTGCGCCAGCTACTCGACGAAGGCCAGAAAGACGGCTCGGTGGCGGCCGGCGTGAACGCGGCGGCCATGGCGCGCTGCCTGATGGCCTTGCTGCAGGGCTTCCGGTTGATCGGCAAGGCGGGACGCACGCAGCGCGACATGCTCGCCGCCGCGGACGAAGCCATGCGTCTTCTCGGTTGA
- a CDS encoding GFA family protein encodes MSTTVFKGACHCGAVKFEVETALESAVRCNCSLCRRRGALMSPMFDANRLTILEGEDALTLYQFNSRVAKHYFCKHCGIYPFHQTRKDPARWRVNLGCLEGVDVYALPAAVADGASLSVVEDA; translated from the coding sequence ATGAGCACGACGGTTTTTAAAGGCGCATGCCATTGCGGCGCGGTAAAGTTCGAGGTCGAGACGGCGCTCGAAAGCGCGGTGCGTTGCAATTGCAGCCTGTGCCGCCGCCGCGGCGCATTGATGAGTCCGATGTTCGACGCGAACCGCCTGACGATTCTCGAAGGCGAAGACGCACTCACGCTGTACCAGTTCAATTCGCGCGTTGCAAAGCACTATTTCTGCAAGCACTGCGGAATTTATCCGTTTCACCAGACCCGGAAGGACCCCGCGCGCTGGCGCGTGAATCTCGGTTGCCTCGAAGGCGTCGATGTCTACGCGCTGCCCGCTGCGGTGGCCGACGGCGCGAGCCTCTCCGTGGTGGAGGACGCATGA